One genomic segment of Oceanotoga teriensis includes these proteins:
- a CDS encoding methyl-accepting chemotaxis protein: MKMKLFTRILLSFLIISIIPITLLIYMQYTETSEILKNDTYQTLNSINDEKLQKIENILNKAKTDINHITNIKETQDAFTMFKGGLRLGGKESSSYQNALKDFKPFFDNYITSYQYSDIILIEKSGQILYNTTQNEMINQNINETNQTIKQLLDISQEKTNISDYIKIQNQNYIYIISPINSYGRFAGWVMLEIPEQKINQIIQNTENKKYTSYITNSNSILKTPYKNQKINEKIQTNTNSQELITSNSLLNIDENKKWTITTQVDKNEAFKTLNSFIQKLLIIAIIIIVIVITIAIIITRTITNPIKNMVKITQSISNGDLSQKIEQTRKDEIGQLAQSFNKMIKNISTIIENIKQSSETVSSSSEELSSATQEGSANSKIVSNNIEKIKQAMDTQLEKIQNSESTLEEFLDEIKILNTQSQKIEQNTNLILTSSDKGKNNIEKSINQIKNINQSTENSNKLITEFSSLTNNIGSIVDRIENISQQINLLGLNASIEAARAGEFGKGFSVVAEEIRTLSEDASKATKEINSIVENIKKQSNKIQNSMKQSVDDVSSGIKIINNTNETFEEILSSIQKINQQIKTQNEIIKTLNQNSQKVKISNDSIKNSIIESINTSDEVQEIATNQTNINEEIAESSNNLSKLVFELTEMIEKFKL, from the coding sequence ATGAAAATGAAATTATTTACAAGAATCTTACTATCATTCCTAATAATATCTATAATACCTATAACCTTACTAATATATATGCAATACACCGAAACAAGCGAAATATTAAAAAACGACACATATCAAACATTAAACTCAATAAATGATGAAAAATTACAAAAAATAGAAAACATATTAAACAAAGCTAAAACAGATATAAACCACATAACAAACATAAAAGAAACACAAGATGCTTTCACTATGTTCAAAGGTGGATTAAGACTTGGTGGAAAAGAAAGCAGCTCCTATCAAAATGCATTAAAAGACTTCAAACCCTTCTTCGATAACTATATAACATCTTATCAATATTCAGATATAATACTAATAGAAAAAAGCGGTCAAATACTATACAATACGACACAAAATGAAATGATAAATCAAAACATAAACGAAACAAATCAAACAATAAAACAACTATTAGACATATCACAAGAAAAAACAAACATATCAGACTATATAAAAATACAAAATCAAAACTATATATACATAATATCTCCAATAAACTCATATGGAAGATTTGCAGGATGGGTAATGCTTGAAATACCCGAACAAAAAATAAATCAAATAATACAAAATACAGAAAACAAAAAATATACCAGCTATATAACAAACTCAAACTCAATTCTAAAAACACCTTATAAAAATCAAAAAATAAATGAAAAAATACAAACAAACACCAATTCCCAAGAATTAATAACCTCAAATTCTCTTTTGAACATAGACGAAAACAAAAAATGGACAATAACAACTCAAGTAGATAAAAACGAAGCTTTCAAAACTCTAAATTCATTCATACAAAAATTACTAATAATAGCTATAATAATAATAGTAATAGTTATAACAATAGCTATAATAATAACGAGAACAATAACAAACCCAATAAAAAACATGGTAAAAATAACTCAATCAATATCAAATGGAGACCTCTCCCAAAAAATAGAACAAACAAGAAAAGATGAAATAGGACAACTCGCACAATCCTTCAACAAAATGATAAAAAACATATCAACAATAATAGAAAACATAAAACAAAGTTCAGAAACAGTATCATCATCCAGTGAAGAACTTTCATCTGCAACTCAAGAAGGAAGTGCAAACTCAAAAATAGTTTCAAACAACATAGAAAAAATAAAACAAGCCATGGATACACAACTCGAAAAAATTCAAAATTCTGAATCAACCTTAGAAGAATTCTTAGATGAAATAAAAATATTAAATACACAATCACAAAAAATAGAACAAAACACAAATTTAATACTAACATCATCAGACAAAGGAAAAAATAATATAGAAAAATCAATAAATCAAATAAAAAACATAAATCAATCAACAGAAAATTCAAACAAATTAATAACAGAATTCTCAAGCTTAACAAACAATATAGGATCAATAGTAGACAGAATAGAAAACATATCACAACAAATAAACCTACTTGGATTAAATGCATCCATAGAAGCAGCGAGAGCTGGAGAATTCGGAAAAGGATTCTCAGTAGTTGCAGAAGAAATAAGAACACTATCAGAAGATGCATCCAAAGCCACAAAAGAAATAAATTCAATAGTAGAAAACATCAAAAAACAATCCAATAAAATTCAAAACTCCATGAAACAATCTGTAGATGATGTATCATCGGGAATAAAAATAATAAACAATACCAATGAAACATTTGAAGAAATATTAAGTTCAATACAAAAAATAAATCAACAAATAAAAACGCAAAATGAAATAATAAAAACACTAAATCAAAACAGCCAAAAAGTAAAAATATCGAATGACTCAATAAAAAATTCGATAATAGAATCAATAAACACATCAGATGAAGTACAAGAAATAGCAACAAATCAAACAAATATAAATGAAGAAATTGCTGAATCATCAAACAACCTTTCAAAACTTGTATTTGAACTAACCGAAATGATAGAAAAATTCAAACTATAA
- a CDS encoding ribokinase codes for MIGVIGSTNIDIVLSVHHFTAPGETQKSDIIDTNFGGKGANQAITAAKLTKNPVYFCTVIGDDEYGKKIEKEFKKNNIEGYCIEKDTNTGRAYIEVSQEGENRIIIHPGANDKISTQKVDNFLEKYSDKIKYCMIQNEMPETTINYAIKKLKEKNIKIIYDPAPKEATNIENLKDIDFLTPNETEFEYLFRKVSNKIDLDLREKGLLFKKLTGVKNLIMKMGSKGSLLIDEKNQLSTIKSIKVKAVDSTAAGDIYNGSFVSALSDKNSIEKSLIFAAVSAGISVTKKGAQTSIPTREEIISKINS; via the coding sequence ATGATAGGAGTTATAGGAAGTACAAATATAGACATAGTACTAAGTGTACACCACTTCACCGCACCTGGTGAAACACAAAAATCAGATATAATAGATACAAATTTTGGTGGAAAAGGAGCTAATCAAGCAATAACAGCTGCAAAACTGACAAAAAATCCAGTATATTTCTGTACAGTTATTGGTGATGATGAATACGGTAAAAAAATAGAAAAAGAATTCAAAAAAAACAATATAGAAGGATACTGCATAGAAAAAGACACCAACACAGGAAGAGCTTATATAGAGGTCTCACAAGAAGGAGAAAATAGAATAATAATACATCCTGGAGCAAATGATAAAATATCAACACAAAAAGTTGATAACTTTTTAGAAAAATATTCCGACAAAATAAAATACTGTATGATACAAAACGAAATGCCAGAAACAACAATAAACTATGCAATAAAAAAACTAAAAGAAAAAAACATCAAAATAATATATGATCCAGCACCAAAAGAAGCAACAAATATAGAAAATCTTAAAGATATAGACTTTCTAACTCCAAATGAAACAGAATTTGAATATTTATTCAGAAAAGTCTCAAATAAAATAGATTTAGACCTTAGAGAAAAAGGATTATTATTCAAAAAATTAACTGGAGTAAAAAATCTAATAATGAAAATGGGGTCAAAAGGAAGTCTATTAATAGATGAAAAAAATCAATTATCAACAATAAAATCAATAAAAGTAAAAGCAGTAGATTCAACTGCAGCAGGAGATATATACAATGGATCATTTGTATCAGCACTCTCAGACAAAAATTCAATAGAAAAAAGTCTAATATTCGCAGCAGTATCGGCAGGAATTTCAGTCACAAAAAAAGGGGCTCAAACATCTATACCAACAAGAGAAGAAATAATATCAAAAATAAATTCATAA
- a CDS encoding protease complex subunit PrcB family protein — protein MDMKLIFLIGGVVVLLGGLVFLGNLKDDNSDNLKKENPKVKTFDVEGDKFELKDMNDMGEVLVYEIVDKKSRSELPEILIDENGRLISVCIGKKSTGGYDLSVDKIYINDDIITAEINLKEPGSEPVTQAFTYPCISFRILTELDKGRYQIKVILKDKLMNQNMFKFFDYE, from the coding sequence ATGGATATGAAATTGATTTTTTTGATCGGTGGTGTTGTCGTTTTATTGGGGGGATTGGTTTTTTTGGGTAATTTAAAAGATGATAATAGTGATAATTTAAAAAAAGAAAACCCTAAGGTTAAGACTTTTGATGTTGAGGGTGATAAGTTTGAATTGAAGGATATGAATGATATGGGAGAAGTTTTGGTTTATGAGATTGTTGATAAAAAATCAAGAAGTGAATTACCTGAAATTTTAATAGATGAGAATGGTAGGTTGATAAGTGTTTGTATTGGTAAGAAAAGTACAGGTGGTTATGATTTGAGTGTTGATAAGATTTATATTAATGATGATATTATAACTGCTGAAATTAATTTAAAGGAACCTGGATCTGAACCAGTGACACAGGCTTTTACATATCCTTGTATTAGTTTTAGAATTTTGACAGAACTCGATAAGGGTAGGTATCAGATAAAGGTTATTTTAAAAGATAAGTTGATGAATCAGAATATGTTTAAATTTTTTGATTATGAATAA